The Pithys albifrons albifrons isolate INPA30051 chromosome 1, PitAlb_v1, whole genome shotgun sequence genome contains the following window.
ACATACAAAGTAGTCAATATGGGTTTTTCTCATTAATGATTTTTGTTAATTTGCTTTCTCAGAGCCTGAACTCAGGACAAATCCACAGGCACACTAAATGAAGTCTCTGTTTTCATAGTCCAtgtctgtggttctgtgattctgagataAGCAGATGGACTATTTGCTGAGATAATACAGCAGTGGGACTATTTGGGGGAAGATAATAATCTTCACCACTAAAAGAAAACCCATAGCATAAAGTCTCAGCCATAACATATAATGAGATACTTCACTCCAGGCTGGGGTCTCCAATGAGATACGGCCATAAAAGATGCTTCTCTCTTTTATATTCGGCCTCTACTGCTTGCTTGCATTTACCCCAGGACTCTGGCAAAGTACAACCAAAATTCTCAGCAAACATCCATATATTAATTTATCTCTTCTTAGCTCTGCTTCTCCAAAGGGAGGAGCCATCAAAGCCACATGTCTGTGCACATTTAAGGAACAACATGTGaatgaaaaagaagggaaattagCAATAGGTCGAGCAAAATGTAGGTTTGGGACTGGAAGAAAACGTTCAGAGCTCTGCTGTAATTTCAGGGGGCCATGCCTACTCAGAAATAGATGCAAACATGAGCACAAGCACAACTCTGAACCTATGTTATCTGGTTTTAATTGAGGCTAGAGACAGCATTTCCAAGAAAATTCCCTTTGTTTGTTCCCAGTGAACAATTTAAAATGTCTATCCATGCTTTCCTGCAATTGCATGcctttttaatataattttggtatcatttttccattttaaatccAACTTTGCCATCAGGACaattattttgctgtatttcatGTAGTCCTTTTGTGTTTGCTTCAGATAAATCAATCATCTTTACTACAACATTATGAATGCACCAAAATATATTCACAATCCGATAATCTATGCTTTCTATTTACAATCAtctttctgccttctgctcAAAAACAAGATAGCCAATTTCCCATCATAGGCACTCATGTGACCAGGATGTCAGAGCCATGGCATGCCACAATTTGGGCATTGCTACTGCTCTGTGTCTTCCTGGACTGAGCTTCTCATAATCCAAAATACTTACAATGTCTTCTACATCAGTGGCAAATTCAAGCATGCAAATGCAGAATTTTCTTCCATAATGCATACAGCCAACTCATGGGCTGATTGACTTCAGAAGATGGTttaataaagagagaaaaattcaaGTTACAAGTTTAGGACCATCTTTTCTTAGttattaaaagaatatttttaaaatattgagcATTACCTAAATAAAGTCCGGTTTTAACTCTGTTGCAAAAACCAATTCAATTCTAAGGACCTAAAGTCACTGAAGGATTTCAGAAAAGTGTActccttaagaaaaaaattttcaatTCGAATGGACTCCAGAATGCTTCCTGAACAGACTGAGCACCTTACTGGTGGCAGTGCAAAATTCCTCCAAATCATAAAGTACTCCTAAAAAACTTATCTCAAATTCTCTGGGGTGAGACTCAGGAACAGCTGCCACTGTGAAATTTAAGCTTAAGTAATTTAGCTCAAGATCATAAAGCAAAATATCTGCAGAATGTAAAGAAGGCAAAGACACTCTCACCTCAggtattgttttttaaatggtcatacagaagaaaatacagaattatacAAATTGTTAAGCTGAACTGGTTGCATAAACTGAGCTGGTTACAAGCAACACCTAAGTTATTCAattaatcactttttttttttcactgattaGAAACAGGCTCTTATACTTGGatcctgatttatttttagttaaataCCACTTAAATCCACATTAAGTCATTGTGTTCTTGTCAATAGATTTTAGAATGTCAGCTCTATGCTCCTTACAAATGGCCATTACACTCTTAAAACAAACACCATTTTATATGACTGTTGGATAGAGAGCCATGTGGGTGAGTTTAATCAGGCATAACTCACTTAAGAGTCACCAAAAAAGCTTGAACAAACTGTACCCAATGTTtggcaagaaaatatttacaccTGTTTCCCCCACCCAGTGTTCAGTCACACCTAgaaaaagagcaacaaaaaatGTTTCCCCTCTCAGACAAGAGTAAGCAAGCAGTTGGTTTAAGCTCTACTTAGAAAAGCTCAGTGTGATGGTGATGCAACATCGATCGCTTAAGGGACAAAAGTGAGGATTGTAGCACTGACCCTATCCTGGCCAGGCAGGAAGTTTCAGAAATGTTGAAATTTCTCAATACTGTGCACCAAGCAACACAGAAGATGCATGAAGCGAGAGGTAAACCATCACCTGTACCACAAGCAGTGTTAACAAAAGCTTAGGGTCCTTGGTCTTTCATTGCTCAGTTGAAGACAACGAtgaaaaaccatgaaaaaaccTGCAGCTAAAAAGGCAACTGTAGCATTACATGCTGAATACAAAAATATAGTCTCATTTTGAAATttgaggggaggaaaaaagaatctAATCACATTCAAATTCTCTGTGGGTCAAGagacagtttatttttttactttctttaaaatgtttaaaatcttaaaaatttttCCAACAGACATCCAACTTCAATAAATGCTCATTTTCATATGGAAAATAACTCAGCATAGCCTCtcctatgaaaatatttttctcctggcACAACCAGGTTTCATGACTAACCTCAAATGGTCTGACTACTTGCAGAACAATCGGTCACTTTCATTGATTAAACAAATATGAAAAGACATCTATTCTCTctaaaaaagcagttttctaCAGCTTTCGAAACACGTAAGACAAAAAACAGGCTAATTTTGCACTACttcctttctttaattttattgaaTGTAAATCTATATAATTAGTACAAAGTTACTTCATTCTATGAAGATGAACACAACTTATAGTAAAAAATTTCCTGAGATACAATATGCAGCTTGAAGAATCACACAATTCTTATTCCATttacataataataaaaaataacgttatttcttttccttataaAACCCAGAAGATAAcaatcttcctttctctcccttcacTCCAATATTTTAAGGCATGgaataaaacactttttcaaAATGTCCTCAAAAAGACTTTTCtacttaaaacagaaaataactttGCTTATCTTTTACAGATGGATTGTATACATCATCTGCAGTGTTCTGGGGAGTCTAGTGCCTGATCTATGGTCCAGTTTGCTCAGGCAAACGTTCTATTTATCATTGAACTGGAGCTCCACAGAGTGAACTACAAAAGCCAGTTCTAAGCCGGCAACAGTAGAACAGTGGAGTGGGTGAGCCAAAAGCCAGAGATTTATAGAGATGTTGTAACACTGACTTCAGCAGCTGTAGGCCTGGGCTGAGTTTCCTCCCAAATGTAAAAGGGAGAGTGTGCAACACTCATAAGAATGATGACACTAGAAAAGGCTTCTCTTCTTCCAAAACAAATTCTCTGCAATAATTACAAAAACCCCTGCAGTTTCCACTATAAAATTCTTGGAAAGTCTCAATGCATACCTCATAAATACTGCGCAATTGTAATCGCCTTATTCAAACATGATGCTTTAATTGTTACATAgctcttttctgaattttataaAACTCAAATATTTCAACTGCTTTTCTTAGAGAGGCTGAGAAAAACAATTAACATTTGTGATCTCTGGAAATTTCCATGCTTCTGTAGCCTGATCTTTTCCTTGCAGCATTACTAATGATTACACAGAACTGTGTACCTGGaaactttcagaaaacactaaaaaatgCACTATTTTCAGCACACTGATAAAAAGTAGTGCAATCTTAAATATTAGTTCACCACCTTTGAGTTCGAGGTTTTGTATACATTTATATAAACAGTGATTAAAAACAGaataggaaaaaaggaaataataaattcaaagaaagaaagattctaCTATCCCAACACTTAGCTATTACTGTTAACATTACAccaccttttaaaaattaccaaACCAATGTCATGGGACATTGGTCATAGTCATAGTAAACACTGGCAGAGAAACAGATGAGCATGCCATGAAGAAAAggcttttactttaaaaaatcacTTCATACCTGTTGAAGTGAAAGCACAGCTTTAGGTACCATCCCTACTACACTCTACGTTGTGTAGACTgtcttctttcctctcccaaTAGACATGCTACAGCAACTCTGGCATTAACAACAGAAAGCTCCATTAAGTACATTCGGCTATCCTTCCttgcacaaaagaaaaaggaaataaatgcagaagCCTGCAAGATCTGATCTGGAAAATCTACACAAATTATTAATGAACGTCAttattagtagtagtagttCTTTTTCCAGTAATCCTTGATTCCATGCATCCCTAATCATGGggaacatttaaaataaattacaagaGGCTCAAAAACCTTAAAAGCACTCACCCAACATCCCATACTGCTTAAGTCAAATCTAATCTCTTCCTAACCTAAATATGACTCACAAATGCCAGTAAACTTGCCCGTTCTGATGCCCATCTCTTGTTTGCAATtgactttcttctttctccatctGTTTTGTGCCTATGATTTTGCTACAAATGAAGTCTCTGAGGAACTGGATGGATTATCCAGCTCATTAAAAAGGAGCTGAATTAATACCTTAATCATTTGAGCACGACCCTTGTAGGTCACCCTTTCTGTGCCACTGAACCTTACAGTTGCAAAGGATACATGAGGGCTCAACTTCCCAAGGATGTGTAATTGTAACTGAAGTTTCCCTGAGCAAAATTACATGTAACCAAAAAGTAACCAGAGAACAACTACTAGGATGACTGCAGCAAAATGTCAGTCTAAAAGGGAATATCTAATGTAAATGTTCCAGACAGGCACTGAAAGAAGTTCTATCTTAAGACCTTACTTATTGATTAAAAAACTGAGCAAGAAAACAACCCACAAatccaaagagaaaaaatactgcaaatcCTTCCCTTTTGATATTCTTTCCTCAGACAATCTGTATTTTACCAAAAGTCTAGATCtttacagtaattttaattttgaaagggAAATATTTGGGAAGTTTTGCAGGTTCTTTggtaattattattttacagaCAGCCAAGCAGCATTCTAAGTAGTCCATCGCccagaagaattttaaaaatgcgTGCCATAAACCTAAACAGTTCCTACGCAACAGCACAGCCTATTGATTCTAGAGAAATAAGTTAGACTTTCTgtatacatatttaaaatagtaataaaaccCTGCCATTCTGAGACTTTCCCTACATTTTGTGTATGGCAAtaattttgcagagaaaaacatgTAGATTCCTGTAAACATTTTCTAATTCTTGAATAAAGGGAGGGTGGAAATactgtaactttttttcctacaaTCTGTCTTTCCCTGTAGAGTTCTACTCTACTTTCTTACAGGATAAACATGCCTATGGTTTCAGTAGGCAGCGGAAGAAATGCTTTACATCATCTGAGCTGTTTGTCCGCTCAGCTTCAGTCCCTTACATACACTTTTTCCTAAAATGGAACAATTATTTTGTTCAAAGCATTATTCGCTGGCTGCTGCAGTTTCAAACACTGTTAAAAGGTGCTGCTGCATCATTACATTCTTGCATTCAAAACTTGCGGCTCAGAATGTGTGTGCAAATAGCTTTCACACacataaaaatcagtttaaaacaTTCACTTTTGTCTTAGGAGTACAGAAGGCCAGCATTGATCATGTATCCCCTGCAAGCAGAGGAAGTTTCACAGTCCAGGAAGTTGTCATAGCCGACAAAATTGGTTTCAGCTGTACAGCTGAAGAACTTGGCATCAGATATTTCTGTTGAGCTGTGCAGAACATTAAAAGTTTCAGGTCTGTATGACTTTCGGAAATTTAACTTCATTCTTTAAGAATCATCTGGCACGACGTTTCTTTGTACTTGCATAATTTTCCCGTTAATAAAAATCTTCCTTTGGTAGGCTTTTCACAACTCGTTTCACTGTATCTGTATGCCTCTCTCACCGATGACAGCCGCCTGTGCACTGCCTTGGCTAATGATCTCTGTGAGAGCCATCCTTCCCGATACCTTGACACTGGCCCAGGCTGTTCAGGCAAGCCAGGAACATCAGCTTTCAAACCAGGTGGCCAGATTCTGTACAGTCTTGATTTGACTCCCAGCTGCTCTAACGGCCTCGCAGACCTTGCAGAAATGCTCGTCCCAGAACGAGGTGACGTGGACTTCGTACTTCTTCCTCCAGGCAAAGTACCGCCTGTAGCTAGGTTTGTTTTTATCAAGGAATTTCAGGTAGGTGGCCAGCAGCCGGGGGCTGGAGAAGTCATCAACGTGGATGAAGGAGTCGTGGGGGATGAAGTGCTCGTAGTTGGCCCTGCGGGGTCCGAGGACGACGGGCACGGCGCTGGCGCAGAAGGCGTTTCTCCAGAGCTTCTCGGTGATGTAGTCGGTGTGCTGGGAGTTCTCGAAGGCCAGGTAGAACTTGTAGGCTGAGACGGTCTCCACCACGCCGCCCTCGGCCAGCTCCATCCCCCGCGCCCCGTACACGTCGATGGGCAGGTGCTCCTTCAGCTGGCGGTAGTAGCGCACCCGGGCGTGCTCCTCGTTCCAGTTGCTGATCACCCAGGCCACCAGCCGCGTCTTGCGGGGCAGCACGAAGGGCCGAGGCGCTGGCGGGGCGTAGAGGTACCCGTAGGGCACGAACACGTCGGAATCGCGGCGGTAGGACATGGTCCAGTTGAAGAGCCCGGCGAGTCCCTGCAGGCCGGGCGAGTGCGACGGCGACTCGAAGTTCATCCAGACCCAGCGCTGGCGCGGGGGCCGCGGCGGGGGCCCGCGGGGCAGCCCCCCGGGGCCGTGCCGCGCCAGGTCGCGGTGGTGGAAGAGCACCGCCTGCGCCTCGCCGAGCCGGCTGCGGTCGGCGCTAAGCCGGCAGCCGCTGATGTTGTAGCGCCGCCGGCAGTCGGCCAAGCGCCGCGGGCGGCCGAAGGGCTCCCACCACAGCAGCACGGTGACTGCCTCGCCGCCCGCCCGGGCCGGCTCCGGCAGCGCGGCGTACAGGGCGAACGCGGCGGCGACGCCCAGCAGCCCGGCCGCCAGCGCCCagcgccgccaccgccgccgccaccgccgccaGCGGCAGCCGGGGCAGCGCCGCGGGGCCGCCTCCATCCCCGCCGCCCGCTGCCCCCGCTCTGCCCCTCGCAGAGCGGCAgcggcgccggggccgggcagcgcatcgcggggctggggctgctgccgccgccgccgctcggCCCCCACGCCCGGCCCCGGCTGCGGGGAGGTGCCGGTACCACCGCCCCTCCCGGCCATGCCGGCCCGTCCTCCCCCCGCCACCCCCGGCCCTGGTGCCGCctcgccccgcccgcccccgaCAGCCGCCGCTCCGCCCGCGGGGAGAGCGCAGCTCGGGCTCCCGGCGGGTCCGCGGACTCACCGCCTCCCCCGTGCGGCCGCTCCGCCACCGCAGCCCCGGCAGCGCAGCGCAGTGACAGCAGCCCCTGCGCCCTGGGCTGCTCGGTTGCTCGGCACCTGCTCGGGGCTGCAGAGGGGATTTGTTTCACCGCAGTCGGGaagggttcccctgggcagagCCCGTAGCCTGGCACGCACAGGAATGGCCGTGAGGATGCTCACCAGAGGGCTCAGGGCACCCGCGCCCTGGGACCTGTAGTGCGCTGACCATGGCTGGGTGCCGGGGGATTATCGCAGCCACTGTGTCACTGCACTCATCATCTGGGCAAGGGGGAGAAAATATAACTAAAGGGTCGTGGGTCGAGATACGGTCAGGGAGAGAACATTCGGCAATTACTGTCACGGGCAAAGGTACTTAGGGAAATTAATTCATTGCCTATCAAATCAGAGTGGTATAATGAGAGAttaaaccaaaactgaaaaacatcttCCCCTCTCTCACTCCCCCTTGCTGGGCTCAACTCGACTCGAGATTTCTGTGCCTCCTCCCCAGTAGCggcacagggagatggggaatggggcttcagtcagttcatcacgttttctctgctgctccttcctcctcaggtgcaggactcctcacactcttcccctgaACAAGTGTGGATCCCCACAGCTCATACTCAACTTGATACTCATGTAGCTCCCAGGTAATTTCCAGCATGATTGTTTATCAGCCAGCCAGTTCCCTGCCTGTACCAGTGATGCGAGTTTTCTATTCCTCATGCCGAACTTGCTCTTTCTGCT
Protein-coding sequences here:
- the FUT4 gene encoding alpha-(1,3)-fucosyltransferase 4, which codes for MAGRGGGTGTSPQPGPGVGAERRRRQQPQPRDALPGPGAAAALRGAERGQRAAGMEAAPRRCPGCRWRRWRRRWRRWALAAGLLGVAAAFALYAALPEPARAGGEAVTVLLWWEPFGRPRRLADCRRRYNISGCRLSADRSRLGEAQAVLFHHRDLARHGPGGLPRGPPPRPPRQRWVWMNFESPSHSPGLQGLAGLFNWTMSYRRDSDVFVPYGYLYAPPAPRPFVLPRKTRLVAWVISNWNEEHARVRYYRQLKEHLPIDVYGARGMELAEGGVVETVSAYKFYLAFENSQHTDYITEKLWRNAFCASAVPVVLGPRRANYEHFIPHDSFIHVDDFSSPRLLATYLKFLDKNKPSYRRYFAWRKKYEVHVTSFWDEHFCKVCEAVRAAGSQIKTVQNLATWFES